The Pieris napi chromosome 21, ilPieNapi1.2, whole genome shotgun sequence genome contains a region encoding:
- the LOC125060447 gene encoding protein stoned-B-like produces MLKLPKGLKKKKKGKKSKRKGEEELFTEEELEKYKKEHQQKAENAGTTKENEEWSKFKDLTTGVDSVLKKTQGDLDRIKSTSFFQRVTIKNEIKPAEKEKPVRPVVEVTEADFPHLAQASTADNDEDKSDYGVTDDESEEEDEDYDIFDTSYIDAVQRGEVKLAYVPDSPEENQDDDIFDTSYVNAIIKGQEVKSSKGKKELDIGVAVEVLTGRIDNVKVTTKRAKRTIPGDLLLESDDKTASAVSSYVIEDPVEKSILDLDADIPITTPIDLSTSLVEHIKKEVPKDIQTEDNATVNNCEEEVDEFTLLAAESLECKVEVSKLDESDINIEPVIQEAWSAFEANSKESVFAEGIVEDQLDVLDPYVDQDDPFDTSFADAIVPQAQFNNTQEVILEDDDDFDPRAEEVKVNLNNRRKSSVRIHLTDPSGIRESITSDDIIDNNLNKPGRDLLGGSTTDLTQLADSPLNPIEVNEIDPFDTTIVDKIVAPGKIELKLLEKELIDSSPAAIYKVPSDPDFDPRADEIEERNSVRRSSRPENLTVSKSVLFNVDGIEENSCFDKQSKPSKPLTPYYTRELSISEDLSEDYEAKDKFSNVLQRTRSDDDLSSHNIAVNTKRRHSEFPQTSTKDFPTDLLQSEGLDIKVKVLTPAGAPSDEQTFRTESEDPFDTSFASDIKPSKTELRLLAKEFSCEDSTDSDTKENKTLLETEDDLFQIKALTPEPLDNLEAGGQDFDPFDTSFASNLAPGKTEVNINEPATPITAEVLNPFMVTANNDHEDMAGGDNPFAASNPFSDFENSYEPPVGDTVPIDIFGNSEPVNMGAKQFDDNSSTNIFHQSIEEPLPNEIVVKPTELDLVSNRENDSFTPIITTNNQDLVRPVPQETQNLILSVTGQMEFTSSHLLNRIPPTRTPSPVSVRDIHSPSPTPDLDMLEDSQVADSNIDLSLTQSRPARPPPVRPPRPAPPPRPQLPPQAQATTLVDDINLFEASVPVVVKPTKEAILSLYAAPKKEEKPIDFLSDDIIDLTSNPEQSLNIVPTSSETPNETEQLLFTNSSTMVKASSQYTQSTESDMTVDAMDHHNTNADMDTSEPTVETIENISQPSPFILTESSMEVNQPYSEIDKNPFDITEEDITTNVGSDIFGVREVNASVSPVSDTFQNLPSEDRSLQDTPIGEDMDVGGGTIYATENVFDSGPIKSTPKQDVDNSADFGWGQAEEMIQETYTESQDAFDAFAAKFDSVAGNHLTADAWGDDGSSDAAPEGFESEAFDPFLHMQAPPAPAATPRLDHQGSADSADDTFSVFIRPKDSEVVIDGSAVPALAPPPRPQIAPDSPRANPFDKSAIDTIQQQFQAERPESGRGRSGSGGETPPTPLFDDDVSVPLEDFPRTTYAGPGWEMHLRQPNKKKITGQRFWKKVWVRVVGAGAGESPAVQVLAAAGDREPLHELPLQACYSVSDIAAQQFDQFGKIFTVKLQYVFYKERPGVRPGQVTKAERITNKLSQFAAYAIQGDYQGVKEFGSDLRKLGLPVEHAPQVSQLFKLGSLNYEHVKEFSCCVEEALFRIAAHRDRALTYKMEEVQVTAVDELYVEQEADGAVVKQIARVRLFFLGFLSGMPDIELGVNDMRRQGKEVVGRHDIIPVVTEEWIRVEDPEFHACVQPDEFDKCQIIKFKPPDACYIELMRFRVRPPKNRELPLQLKAVWCVTGNKVELRADVLVPGFASRKLGQVPCEDVAVRFPIPECWIYLFRVEKHFRYGSVKSAHRRTGKIKGIERFLGAVDTLQESLIEVTSGQAKYEHQHRAIVWRMPRLPKEGQGAYTSHNLVCRMALTSYDQIPEQLAQWAYVEFTMPATQVSHMTVRSVSLQNHDNDPPEKYVRYLARHEYRVGIERTSGTPAAAYSLAAAAPDPKPEPAPAAAPVAPAAPSSDSDSD; encoded by the exons ATGCTAAAGCTACCCAAAGGccttaaaaagaagaaaaaaggaaaaaagtCTAAGCGTAAAGGTGAAGAAGAACTCTTTACTGAAGAGGAATTAGAGAAGTATAAAAAAGAACATCAGCAAAAAGCTGAAAACGCTGGCACTACAAAGGAGAATGAAGAATGGTCtaaatttaaagatttaaccACTGGTGTAGattctgtattaaaaaaaactcaggGTGATCTTGATCGAATAAAGTCAACATCTTTCTTTCAACGAGTgactattaaaaatgaaataaagcCAGCAGAAAAGGAAAAGCCGGTCAGACCAGTAGTTGAGGTTACTGAAGCTGACTTTCCCCATCTTGCGCAGGCTAGCACCGCAGACAACGACGAGGATAAAAGTGATTACGGTGTTACCGACGATGAGTCTGAAGAGGAAGATGAGGATTATGACATTTTCGACACGTCTTATATAGACGCGGTTCAGCGAGGAGAAGTGAAACTAGCCTATGTACCAGATTCTCCAGAAGAAAACCAAGACGATGACATATTTGATACATCTTATGTTAATGCCATAATAAAAGGTCAAGAAGTAAAGTCTTCAAAGGGTAAAAAAGAATTGGATATCGGAGTTGCTGTAGAGGTTCTCACTGGACGTATTGATAATGTTAAAGTTACAACAAAGAGAGCTAAGAGGACTATACCAGGTGATTTGTTATTAGAAAGCGACGATAAGACCGCTTCAGCTGTATCGAGTTATGTTATTGAGGATCCTGtggaaaaaagtattttagatCTTGATGCTGATATACCCATTACAACACCAATAGATTTAAGTACATCTTTAGTCGAACACATCAAAAAAGAAGTACCAAAAGATATTCAAACCGAAGATAACGCTACCGTTAATAATTGTGAAGAAGAAGTTGATGAATTTACATTGTTAGCTGCAGAATCTCTTGAATGCAAAGTAGAAGTATCTAAACTTGACGAAAGCGATATTAATATCGAACCAGTTATACAAGAAGCGTGGTCTGCTTTTGAAGCGAATTCAAAGGAATCAGTTTTTGCGGAAGGAATAGTTGAAGACCAACTTGATGTTTTAGATCCATATGTCGATCAGGATGACCCCTTTGATACCAGTTTCGCTGATGCTATTGTTCCGCAGGCACAGTTTAACAATACTCAAGAAGTAATTTTAGAGGATGATGACGACTTTGATCCCCGCGCAGAAGAAGTAAAAGTAAATCTAAATAACAGGAGAAAATCTTCTGTACGAATTCATTTGACTGACCCTTCTGGGATTAGAGAGTCTATCACTTCTGATGatattattgataataatttgaataaaccTGGACGTGACTTGTTAGGAGGAAGCACTACAGATCTTACACAGCTAGCTGATTCTCCTCTGAACCCAATTGAAGTCAATGAAATAGATCCGTTTGATACAACAATAGTCGATAAAATAGTTGCACCTGGAAAGATTGAGTTAAAATTACTCGAAAAAGAGTTAATAGATTCTTCTCCTGCTGCAATCTATAAAGTTCCTAGTGATCCAGACTTTGATCCTCGCGCAGACGAAATAGAAGAAAGAAACTCAGTTAGACGATCGTCTCGTCCAGAAAATTTAACAGTCAGCAAAAGCGTTCTATTTAACGTGGACGGGATTGAAGAAAATTCTTGCTTTGATAAACAGTCTAAGCCAAGTAAGCCTTTAACACCATATTACACGCGAGAGCTATCTATCTCAGAGGACTTATCCGAGGATTACGAAGCTAAAGACAAATTCTCTAACGTTTTACAGCGGACACGTTCTGATGATGATTTGTCCTCTCATAATATAGCAGTAAATACTAAAAGACGCCATTCTGAATTTCCCCAGACAAGCACAAAGGACTTTCCCACTGATCTTCTTCAAAGCGAGGGTcttgatattaaagttaaagtTTTAACCCCAGCTGGTGCTCCAAGTGACGAACAAACATTCAGAACTGAATCAGAGGATCCGTTTGATACATCATTCGCCAGTGACATCAAACCAAGTAAAACAGAATTAAGACTATTAGCTAAGGAGTTTTCTTGCGAAGATTCTACTGATTCAGACACGAAGGAAAATAAAACGTTACTAGAAACAGAAGACGATCTTTTCCAGATAAAAGCACTCACACCTGAACCTTTAGATAATCTAGAAGCAGGTGGTCAAGATTTTGACCCATTTGATACATCTTTTGCCAGTAATCTGGCTCCGGGAAAAACTGAAGTTAA TATCAATGAACCAGCAACTCCCATTACTGCTGAAGTTCTTAATCCTTTTATGGTGACAGCCAATAATGACCATGAAGACATGGCTGGAGGCGATAATCCATTTGCCGCAAGCAATCCTTTTTCTGATTTTGAAAATAGTTATGAACCACCCGTGGGTGATACAGTTCCCATAGACATATTTGGCAACTCTGAGCCTGTTAACATGGGTGCTAAGCAATTCGATGATAACAGCTCCACAAACATTTTCCATCAAAGTATCGAAGAACCTTTACCAAACGAAATAGTTGTCAAACCAACAGAATTAGATCTGGTTTCTAATAGAGAAAACGATAGTTTCACACCAATTATTACAACCAACAATCAAGATCTTGTGAGACCAGTTCCACAAGAAACTCAAAATTTGATTCTTAGTGTCACAGGTCAAATGGAGTTTACTAGTTCACATTTGCTTAATCGTATACCACCTACAAGAACGCCGAGTCCAGTTTCGGTTCGTGACATTCATTCGCCAAGTCCGACGCCTGATTTAGACATGTTAGAAGATTCACAAGTGGCAGATTCCAATATTGATCTGAGCTTGACTCAATCCAGACCGGCGAGACCACCTCCGGTTCGCCCCCCTCGACCGGCTCCTCCACCTAGGCCACAGCTCCCACCACAAGCCCAAGCTACCACGCTAGTTGATGACATTAATCTTTTCGAAGCTTCTGTGCCAGTTGTAGTAAAACCAACTAAAGAAGCAATACTGAGCTTATATGCAGCCCCTAAGAAGGAAGAAAAACCTATTGATTTTTTGAGCGATGATATAATAGATTTAACGTCTAATCCGGAACAATCTTTAAATATAGTACCAACCTCAAGTGAAACTCCAAATGAAACAGAacagttattatttactaattcTTCAACAATGGTTAAAGCATCTAGTCAATATACACAGTCGACTGAATCTGATATGACCGTAGACGCTATGGATCATCATAATACTAACGCCGATATGGATACGTCAGAACCCACAGTTGAaactattgaaaatatttctcaaCCATCACCCTTTATATTAACAGAGAGTAGCATGGAAGTGAATCAACCTTATTCTGAGATTGATAAGAACCCCTTTGATATAACTGAAGAAGATATTACAACAAATGTGGGATCCGATATTTTTGGAGTTAGAGAAGTAAACGCATCGGTTTCTCCAGTCAGCGACACATTCCAAAATTTACCATCAGAAGACCGATCTCTTCAAGATACTCCTATCGGTGAAGATATGGACGTGGGCGGTGGAACCATCTACGCCACGGAAAACGTTTTCGATAGCGGACCAATTAAATCGACTCCTAAACAAGATGTCGATAATTCAGCTGACTTTGGATGGGGTCAGGCGGAAGAAATGATTCAAGAGACTTATACCGAATCTCAAGATGCTTTTGATGCGTTTGCTGCCAAATTCGATTCAGTGGCCGGAAACCATTTGACCGCAG acGCTTGGGGCGACGATGGCAGCTCTGACGCGGCGCCGGAGGGATTCGAGTCGGAGGCGTTCGATCCTTTCCTGCACATGCAGGCTCCACCGGCGCCCGCTGCCACGCCACGCCTTGACCACCAAGGCTCCGCTGATTCCGCGGATGATACGTTTTCCGTGTTTATAAG ACCCAAAGACAGTGAAGTAGTAATCGACGGCAGCGCAGTGCCGGCGTTAGCGCCTCCTCCGAGGCCCCAGATAGCACCGGACTCGCCCAGGGCCAACCCCTTCGATAAGAGTGCAATAGACACTATACAGCAGCAGTTCCAAGCGGAGCGAC CGGAGTCCGGTCGCGGCCGCTCGGGCAGCGGCGGCGAGACGCCTCCCACGCCTCTGTTCGACGACGACGTGTCGGTCCCGCTCGAGGACTTTCCGCGCACCACCTACGCCGGCCCGGGCTGGGAGATGCATCTCAGACAACCCaacaaaaagaaaatcacCGGACAAAG GTTCTGGAAGAAGGTGTGGGTGCGCGTGGTGGGCGCAGGCGCCGGCGAGAGCCCGGCGGTGCAGGTGTTGGCGGCGGCCGGAGACCGCGAGCCTCTGCACGAGTTGCCGCTGCAGGCTTGTTACTCTGTCTCCGACATCGCCGCGCAGCAGTTTGACCAATTCGGCAAGATCTTCACTGTCAAGTTACAGTACGTCTTCTACAAGGAGAGACCGGGAGTGCG ACCGGGCCAAGTGACAAAGGCGGAGCGCATCACCAACAAGTTGTCTCAATTCGCGGCGTACGCGATTCAAGGTGACTACCAGGGAGTCAAGGAATTCGGCAGCGACCTGCGGAAGCTGGGCCTGCCCGTCGAGCACGCACCGCAG GTGTCGCAGTTGTTCAAATTGGGTTCGCTCAACTACGAGCACGTCAAAGAGTTCTCTTGCTGCGTAGAAGAAGCGTTGTTCCGCATCGCCGCTCATCGGGACCGCGCTCTCACCTACAAGATGGAGGAG GTGCAAGTGACGGCCGTGGACGAGCTGTACGTCGAGCAGGAGGCGGACGGCGCGGTCGTGAAGCAGATCGCGCGAGTCAGACTGTTCTTCCTCGGCTTCCTGAGCG GTATGCCGGACATAGAGCTAGGCGTGAACGACATGCGGCGACAAGGAAAGGAAGTGGTGGGGCGCCACGACATCATCCCCGTCGTCACGGAGGAGTGGATCCGCGTCGAAGACCCCGAATTTCACGCCTGCGTGCAGCCCGACGAGTTCGACAAGTGTCAGATCATCAA GTTCAAGCCACCCGACGCGTGCTACATCGAGCTCATGCGCTTTCGCGTGCGTCCTCCCAAGAACCGCGAGCTGCCCCTGCAGTTGAAGGCCGTGTGGTGCGTGACCGGCAACAAG GTGGAGCTCCGTGCGGACGTTTTGGTGCCCGGGTTCGCGTCGCGCAAGTTGGGGCAGGTGCCGTGCGAGGACGTGGCGGTGCGCTTCCCCATCCCTGAGTGCTGGATTTACCTGTTTCGAGTCGAGAAACATTTCCGCTACGGCTCCGTCAAGTCGGCTCACAG ACGTACCGGCAAGATTAAGGGCATAGAACGATTTTTGGGTGCCGTGGATACGCTGCAGGAGTCGCTGATCGAGGTGACGTCGGGTCAGGCCAAGTACGAGCACCAACATCGCGCCATCGTGTGGCGCATGCCGCGACTGCCCAAGGAAGGCCAGG GTGCGTACACGAGCCACAACCTCGTATGCCGCATGGCTCTGACGTCGTACGACCAGATCCCGGAGCAGCTAGCGCAGTGGGCCTACGTGGAGTTCACGATGCCGGCCACGCAAGTGTCCCACATGACGGTGCGGTCCGTCTCGCTGCAGAATCACGACAACGACCCGCCCGAAAAGTACGTGCGGTACCTCGCGCGCCACGAGTATCG CGTGGGCATCGAGCGCACGAGCGGCACTCCGGCTGCTGCTTACTCTTTAGCCGCGGCGGCGCCCGACCCCAAGCCGGAACCCGCCCCCGCCGCCGCGCCCGTCGCGCCCGCCGCGCCATCGTCCGACTCCGACTCGGACTAG
- the LOC125060375 gene encoding RAC serine/threonine-protein kinase, translating into MAEPAPGSIVKEGWLLKRGEHIRNWRDRYFILFDNGDLMGFKAQPERNNYRDPLNKFTVRDCQIMAVDKPRPNVFTVRGLQWTTVIERNFAVDSEKEREEWVAAIRYVSSRLSGASGASGEQPACSDADDSDIAQLGTSFRDPRRITLEKFEFVKVLGKGTFGKVVLSREKGTGKLYAMKILKKHLILQKDELAHTITENHVLKKTKHPFLTALRYSFQTADRVCFVMEYANGGELFFHLSHERCFSEERTRFYGAEIVSALGYLHSEGIIYRDLKLENLLLDKDGHIKIADFGLCKVNITHGRTTKTFCGTPEYLAPEVLEDTDYGPAVDWWGTGVVLYEMACGRLPFYNRDHEVLFSLILEEEVRFPRALSPACRALLAALLTKEPARRLGAGPGDALDIMQHPFFAAINWADLLAKKLPPPFKPQVDSDTDTRYFDSEFTGESVELTPPEGESARPLEFPQFSYQDLCSSAHSALSQHSALAVPRRSPPQAARP; encoded by the exons ATGGCGGAGCCAGCGCCCGGGAGCATCGTGAAGGAGGGCTGGCTGCTGAAGCGTGGTGAACACATTCGCAACTGGCGTGATCGCTACTTCATACTGTTCGACAACGGCGACCTAATGGGCTTTAAGGCGCAACCTGAGCGCAACAACTACCGCGACCCGCTGAATAAGTTCACGGTGCGGGACTGTCAGATCATGGCCGTGGACAAACCGCGCCCCAACGTCTTCACCGTTCGCGGCCTGCAGTGGACGACTGTCATAGAGCGGAACTTTGCTGTCGACTCCGAAAAGGAGCG CGAAGAGTGGGTGGCCGCCATCCGCTACGTGTCGTCCAGGCTGAGCGGCGCGAGCGGCGCTTCGGGCGAGCAGCCGGCGTGCTCCGACGCCGACGACAGCGACATCGCCCAGCTCGGTACCAGCTTCCGAGACCCGCGCCGCATCACCCTCGAGAAGTTCGAGTTCGTCAAGGTGCTCGGAAAGGGCACCTTCGGCAAGGTGGTGCTGAGTCGCGAGAAGGGCACCGGCAAGCTGTACGCCATGAAGATCCTCAAGAAGCACCTCATCCTGCAGAAAGACGAG CTGGCGCACACCATCACAGAGAACCACGTGCTGAAGAAGACGAAGCACCCGTTCCTGACGGCGCTGCGCTACTCGTTCCAGACGGCGGACCGCGTTTGCTTCGTGATGGAGTACGCCAACGGCGGCGAGCTCTTCTTCCACCTGTCGCACGAGCGCTGCTTCAGCGAGGAGCGCACGCGCTTCTACGGCGCCGAGATCGTGTCGGCGCTGGGCTACCTGCACTCGGAGGGCATCATCTACCGGGATCTGAAGCTCGAGAACCTGCTGCTCGACAAGGACGGCCACATCAAGATCGCCGACTTCGGGCTCTGCAAGGTGAACATCACGCACGGCCGCACCACGAAGACCTTCTGCGGCACTCCCGAGTACCTGGCGCCCGAGGTGCTCGAGGACACCGACTACGGGCCCGCCGTGGACTGGTGGGGCACCGGCGTCGTGCTGTACGAGATGGCCTGCGGCCGCCTGCCCTTCTACAATCGCGACCACGAGGTGCTGTTCTCGCTCATCCTCGAGGAGGAGGTGCGCTTTCCTCGCGCGCTGTCGCCCGCTTGCCGGGCGCTTCTAGCCGCGCTGCTCACTAAGGAGCCCGCCAGACGCCTCGGCGCCGGGCCCGGCGACGCGTTGGACATCATGCAGCACCCCTTCTTCGCCGCCATCAACTGGGCCGACCTGCTCGCCAAAAAGCTGCCGCCGCCCTTCAAGCCGCAAGTGGACTCGGACACGGACACGCGCTACTTCGACTCGGAGTTCACGGGCGAGTCCGTGGAGCTGACGCCGCCCGAGGGCGAGTCGGCGCGGCCCCTGGAGTTCCCGCAGTTCTCCTACCAGGACCTGTGCTCGTCCGCGCACTCGGCGCTGTCGCAGCACTCGGCGCTGGCGGTGCCGCGCCGCTCGCCGCCGCAGGCCGCCCGCCCCTAG